In Tachysurus fulvidraco isolate hzauxx_2018 chromosome 25, HZAU_PFXX_2.0, whole genome shotgun sequence, the following proteins share a genomic window:
- the acaa1 gene encoding 3-ketoacyl-CoA thiolase, peroxisomal encodes MSPCFFPSVMNRLSVVSRHLSPARAEFQSCSARAPRDPQDVVIVHGLRTPIGRAKRGSFKDTTPDELLSAVMTAVLKDVGLSPDKLGDMCVGNVLQPGAGAVMARISQFLSGFPETVPVYTVNRQCSSGLQALFNIAGGIRNGFYDLGLACGVESMSLRSVGNPGDLSSRLMDSEKARECLIPMGITSENVAERYGITRDKQDSFACSSQQKAAQAQKQGLFLQEIVPVTTKFVDENGAERTITVTKDDGIRPGTTMAGLAKLRPAFKEDGSTTAGNASQVSDGAAAVLMGRRFAVEALGLPVLGILRAGAVVGVPPDVMGIGPAYAIPAALEKAGLTVNDVDVFEINEAFASQAVYCVEKLGIPMEKVNPNGGAIALGHPLGCTGARQVVTLLNELKRRGRRAYGVVSMCIGTGMGAAAVFEYPGP; translated from the exons ATGTCCCCATGTTTCTTTCCTTCAGTGATGAACAGACTCAGTGTTGTTTCCCGTCATTTGTCACCTGCACGCGCGGAATTTCAGTCCTGCAGTGCGCGCGCTCCACGTGACCCTCAGGATGTAGTGATTGTGCACGGCTTAAGGACTCCGATAGGGAGGGCCAAGAGAGGCTCCTTtaag GACACGACTCCAGATGAGCTGCTGAGTGCAGTAATGACAGCAGTGCTGAAGGATGTGGGACTGTCACCAGATAAACTGGGAGACATGTGTGTTG GTAACGTGTTACAGCCTGGTGCAGGAGCAGTGATGGCCCGGATTTCACAATTCCTCAG TGGCTTTCCAGAAACGGTGCCCGTGTACACAGTGAACCGTCAATGTTCGTCTGGACTTCAAGCGCTTTTTAACATCGCAG gtgGGATCAGGAACGGGTTTTACGATCTGGGCCTTGCGTGTGG ggtggAGAGTATGTCTCTGCGTTCTGTCGGAAACCCTGGAGATCTCAGCTCCAGACTGATGGACAGTGAGAAGGCCAGAGAGTGCCTCATCCCCATGGG AATCACTTCCGAGAATGTTGCGGAGAGATACGGCATCACCCGAGACAAACAGGATTCGTTTGCTTGCAGCTCTCAGCAAAA GGCAGCTCAGGCTCAGAAACAGGGTTTATTCCTGCAGGAGATTGTTCCTGTGACCACCAAGTTCGTGGATGAGAATGGAGCCGAGCGCACCATCACGGTCACCAAGGATGACGGCATCCGTCCAGGCACCACCATGGCGGGTCTGGCCAAACTGCGCCCTGCGTTTAAAGAGGATGGCAGCACCACGGCAG gtaaTGCCAGTCAGGTGAGTGATGGAGCAGCAGCTGTGTTGATGGGTCGCAGGTTTGCAGTAGAAGCCCTTGGTCTACCGGTGTTAGGAATCCTGAGAGCCGGGGCAGTAGTGGGCGTTCCTCCGGATGTGATGGGCATCGGGCCGGCCTATGCAATCCCAGCTGCCCTGGAGAAGGCAG GTTTGACTGTTAACGATGTTGACGTCTTTGAGATCAACGAAGCCTTTGCTAGTCAG GCGGTTTACTGTGTAGAGAAATTAGGCATTCCGATGGAGAAAGTGAACCCTAATGGTGGTGCCATCGCACTGGGTCACCCACTGGGCTGCACAGGAGCTCGCCAGGTCGTGACCTTACTCAATGAACTCAAACGCAGGGGCAGGAG GGCCTATGGCGTGGTGTCCATGTGCATTGGAACTGGCATGGGAGCTGCTGCAGTCTTTGAGTATCCTGGACCTTAA